The following proteins are encoded in a genomic region of Odontesthes bonariensis isolate fOdoBon6 chromosome 19, fOdoBon6.hap1, whole genome shotgun sequence:
- the mettl3 gene encoding N(6)-adenosine-methyltransferase subunit METTL3 produces MSDTWSNIQAHKKQLDSLRERLQRRRKDPAQLSAADGGGSTDGSVARSDSPAPSAPSGSQEETEKPPDPELEKRLLGYLSDLSLSLPTDSLAIKNELNSPESAVTHGCIQSLLLKFSAQELIEVRQPTSASSSSAASSSASSSTVVIAVDHTKLWAMIGSVAGAQRPGVKRKAEDQTHSKRASGFSPSLQSSASPPHSSSSSLTPASSSQLAGPSASGSGAEKKSRSSKSQSSHLDMEIESLLNQQSTKEQQSKKVSREILELLNASTAKEQSIVEKFRSRGRAQVQEFCDHGTKEECVRSGDTPQPCTKLHFRRIINKHTDESLGDCSFLNTCFHMDTCKYVHYEIDSPPETEGCLLVPQVGTTELGLHAGDADSNVGTLFPSQWICCDIRFLDVSILGKFAVVMADPPWDIHMELPYGTLTDDEMRKLSIPALQDDGFLFLWVTGRAMELGRECLSLWGYERVDEIIWVKTNQLQRIIRTGRTGHWLNHGKEHCLVGFKGNPQGFNRGLDCDVIVAEVRSTSHKPDEIYGMIERLSPGTRKIELFGRPHNVQPNWITLGNQLDGIHLLDPEVVARFKKRYPDGVISKP; encoded by the exons ATGTCAGATACATGGAGCAACATCCAGGCCCACAAGAAGCAGCTGGACTCCCTGCGGGAGAGGCTGCAGCGGCGGCGGAAAGATCCTGCGCAGCTGTCCGCGGCGG ATGGTGGAGGCAGCACAGACGGCTCCGTAGCCAGGAGTGACAGTCCAGCTCCGTCAGCTCCATCCGGCTCTCAAGAGGAGACAGAAAAGCCACCAGACCCCGAACTAGAGAAGAGGCTGCTGGGATACCTGTCTGATCTGAGCCTTTCGCTGCCGACAGACTCCCTTGCCATCAAAAATGAACTCAACAGT CCAGAATCAGCTGTTACTCACGGATGCATCCAGAGCCTGCTGCTCAAATTCTCCGCTCAGGAGCTCATCGAGGTCCGACAGCCTACCTCAGCTTCTTCGTCTTCTGCAGCTTCctcttctgcttcctcctccACAGTCGTCATAGCTGTGGACCACACCAAACTATGGGCTATGATCGGATCTGTGGCAGGAGCCCAAAGGCCCGGAgttaaaagaaaagcagaagacCAGACCCACAGCAAAAGAGCCAGTGGCTTCTCACCCTCACTTCAGAGCTCTGCTTCTCCTCCACActcgtcctcctcctctctgacCCCGGCCTCCTCCTCACAGCTGGCGGGGCCTTCTGCGTCAGGGAGCGGGGCCGAGAAAAAGAGCAGGAGCAGTAAAAGCCAGTCGTCCCATTTGGACATGGAGATTGAAAGCCTCCTGAACCAGCAGTCCACCAAGGAGCAGCAGAGCAAGAAG GTGAGCCGAGAGATCCTGGAGCTCCTTAATGCCAGCACAGCCAAGGAGCAGTCCATCGTGGAAAAGTTCCGCTCTCGTGGCCGAGCGCAGGTCCAAGAGTTCTGCGATCACGGGACCAAAGAGGAGTGTGTCCGTTCTGGAGACACGCCTCAACCATGCACTAAGTTGCACTTCCG CCGCATCATCAACAAGCACACAGACGAGAGCCTCGGCGACTGCTCCTTCCTCAACACCTGTTTCCACATGGACACCTGTAAATACGTCCACTATGAGATCGACAGCCCCCCGGAGACCGAGGGCTGCCTGCTGGTGCCCCAGGTGGGGACCACAGAACTCGGCCTCCACGCGGGGGACGCTGACAGCAACGTGGGCACACTCTTCCCATCACag tggatCTGCTGTGATATTCGCTTCTTGGACGTGTCCATCCTGGGTAAGTTCGCAGTTGTGATGGCCGACCCGCCTTGGGACATCCACATGGAGCTGCCGTATGGTACTCTGACTGATGATGAGATGAGAAAACTTAGCATCCCCGCCCTACAGGATGAcggtttcctcttcctctgggtCACTGGCAG GGCCATGGAGCTGGGCAGAGAGTGTCTCAGCCTTTGGGG CTACGAGCGTGTTgatgagatcatttgggtgaaaACCAACCAGCTTCAGAGAATCATCCGCACAGGCAGAACGGGTCATTGGCTGAACCACGGGAAGGAGCACTGTCTG GTGGGCTTTAAAGGAAACCCTCAGGGGTTCAACAGAGGTTTGGACTGCGACGTCATTGTAGCTGAG GTCCGCTCCACAAGTCACAAACCAGATGAGATCTACGGCATGATAGAGAGGCTCTCGCCCGGCACCAGGAAGATTGAGCTCTTCGGTCGACCCCACAACGTTCAGCCCAACTG GATAACTCTTGGAAACCAGCTGGATGGCATTCATCTGCTGGATCCTGAAGTTGTGGCTCGGTTTAAGAAGCGGTATCCAGATGGCGTCATCTCCAAACCTTAA